GAAATCCGTAGCAGGTTCTGTACAAAAAGTTATTGGTAATATAAATATTTTCCGGTACGGCTTCCGTACCCGCCGCAAATTTTTCTTTATCAACGCCAGCCCAGTTCTTTATTGGCGTACCGGAGACGGAAACGCTGGATTCCTGCTTAATCGGCTCATCGTTCTCATAGATATGCTGCGGATGTCCGACCACAACGCCGGAAGCGAGCGTATCCACGATATAGTTGCCCGTGACCTCGATGTTCTTGGCATCGTTTTCAATATGGATGCCATTAAATCCGGCAAGCCCGATCTCGCCGTTCAGAACCTTAATGTTCCTCGCCGCGTTGATCATGACGACGGCAGGCGGGATGTCATACCCCCGGTAGAACGTTTCATGCCAGTTAATGCTGCTTGGGAAGTAAACTTTGTTTACGATCGAGCCTTGAACGGACGCGTAGCCGCGGGAGCTCGTCGTTACCGGACCGGATCCGTCGCTAAGCGTGTAGGTGCCCGTCAGTTCAAACAGTTTGTAGTCGGTATGGGCAAATGTCAGCCCGTTGAAGGTGATGTTTTTGACGCGTCCGTCATCCGAGCCCTCAATCGGATTCAACCGATCTCCTACAGGGATTCCTCTAATGTCGAGGACCGTCTCAAGCTTTGGAACAACTACGTCGGCGGTATTAATATCTTCGCCGGCCAGCGGAATGTAATAGAGCGTGCTTTCCGCCTGGTCGAAATAGAAATCTCCGCGTTTGTTAAGGAACTCGAAGGCATTGCGGATGACTTGATTGTTGCCAGGATTGTACTGCGTGTTATTGCCTAAGGACTGTGAAATCGCTCCATACGGCATTTGGAACCGGAGCATGACGCCGCCGGGTTTGTTGCTGGCTGCCGGTGCTTGCTCAATCGACGCGAAAGTGACGAAAGGTCTCGCCCATCTGGCGGTGGAGCCGCCCATGCTTTCGGCTTCGATATTCTGGGGGTTTTTCGTTTCCGTCGTCAGACCTACGCTGGCATCGAATACGATGCCGGCCCGAATGTTGCTGCCATTCTGCCAAGCCCAAGGGTTATCGGCAGAGGTAAAGCTGACGGTGGGGGTGCCCGTGACGGTTCTGTTTGAAGAAGCGATCTGCGTGCTTGTCGTCATGTTGGCGCGCTTATCATTTACATAGATCGCGCGCAGCTTATCGCTCCGGTTAAGGGTCGTTTTATAGGCCTTCAAGCCGCCTGTCTGGGTTAGGCCAACAGCTTCCGTCCATACGCCCTTTTCCAGCATTTCGCCGCCGCTGATTACCGGCTTCGCTCCCGGTGCCGCTTCATAGCGAACCGTGCTGCTTGCGCTGCCGGAATCTTCCTTGGAGAAAACCAAGGTTTCGTTAAGCGGATAGTATCCGTCCGCAATTTGAACGACGATATCGCCGCCGGTCTTAGGCAGCGTCCTTACGACTTCTTTTGCCTTGGCAATCGTTTTATACGGCTTATCTTTGGTTCCGTCACCCGTGCTGTCATTGCCATTCGTTGCAACATAGAGGGTAGTACTAGCGGCACCGTCGGCCGAGACTACCGACCTTGATAAGGGCAGCATGGAAAATACCATTACGAAAGTCATGACCCAAATGAATGCTCTTTTTCTCACTTCCATAATACCTCCTTGGATGTAAGTAAAATGTTATACACATGGCTGCCTAAGCGGTATGAGCGAGGCTATTTCAGAATAGCCCCGGCTGTCAAAGCATTTTCGATCTTCTCGTTGCCTACCAAATAAACGATAATCATAGGCAAACTGGATAACAGCATACTCGCGCCGATCAACCCCCAATCCGTAACTCCCACATTGACAAAGAAACCAAGCAACCCCACGGTTAGCGGCCGAAATTGATCCTTGGAGGCAATAATAAAAGCAAGCGGGAATTCGTTCCAGATCCGAATGAATATAAGGACGCATTGCGTAACCAATGCCGGCATCACGATTGGAAATATGATTCTTATATAGGTCTGATAGACATTCGCGCCGTCTATGCATGCCGCTTCCTCCAGCTCCTTGGGCAACGAACGGAGAAAAGCGTACAGCATAAGAACGCAGGAAGCGATGGCGAAGCCGGAATACGGCAGGATAAGACCTAGATAGCTGTTTTTGATATGCAGCGCTTTAACCAGCTGGAATAAAGGAATAACAACGACCTCGATCGGGACGATCAGTCCCATGGATACGTAAAACAACACCGCCGAATTAAATTTCCATTGCATGCGGCTGAGGCAATAGGCCAGCATGCTTCCCGTCGCCAGCGTTATGACAATCGTCCCCGCCGTATAAATCAGGCTGTTCTCGAAATACGTATAAAAATGATATTTGGACAACGCTTCGCTGAAGTTCAGCCAATCCAAGGAAGACGGTACGCCAAAAGGATTGCCGTAAGCTTCGCTTTTGGACTTCAACGACATCGTTAACATCCAGTACAAGGGAAACAGAAACGTGCCTCCGACGGCTACCCAAAACACTCGACTTAATACTTTCAGAAAACTCCCCCCTAGCTTAAAACTCTAGTTTTTCCCTAGCTACGTACCTTTGAATGACAAAGGAGATCAAGAGGCATTCCAGAATAAAGATAACGGCGATCGCGGTGCCTTTGCCAAACTCGGAAGTATCGAATGCCGT
This region of Paenibacillus sp. JDR-2 genomic DNA includes:
- a CDS encoding carbohydrate ABC transporter permease, which encodes MSLKSKSEAYGNPFGVPSSLDWLNFSEALSKYHFYTYFENSLIYTAGTIVITLATGSMLAYCLSRMQWKFNSAVLFYVSMGLIVPIEVVVIPLFQLVKALHIKNSYLGLILPYSGFAIASCVLMLYAFLRSLPKELEEAACIDGANVYQTYIRIIFPIVMPALVTQCVLIFIRIWNEFPLAFIIASKDQFRPLTVGLLGFFVNVGVTDWGLIGASMLLSSLPMIIVYLVGNEKIENALTAGAILK